A portion of the Saimiri boliviensis isolate mSaiBol1 chromosome 1, mSaiBol1.pri, whole genome shotgun sequence genome contains these proteins:
- the LOC101032039 gene encoding N-acetyltransferase 8: MAPYHIRKYRESDRKWVVGLLSRGMAEHVPATFRQLLKLPRTLILLLGGPLALLLVSGSWLLALMFSLSLFPALWFLARKPWNMFVDMTLHTDMSDITKSYLSERGSCFWVAESEEKVVGMVGALPVDDPTLREKRLQLFHLFVDTEHRRQGIAKALVRTVLQFARDQGYSEVVLDTSTIQRSAMALYESMGFQRTGQFFFCIWARLVALHSVSFIYHLPTAQAGGL, encoded by the coding sequence ATGGCTCCTTATCACATCCGCAAATACCGGGAGAGCGACCGCAAGTGGGTCGTGGGCTTGCTCTCTCGGGGGATGGCAGAGCACGTCCCAGCCACCTTCCGGCAATTGCTGAAGCTGCCTCGAACCCTCATACTCTTACTTGGGGGGCCCCTCGCCCTACTCCTAGTCTCTGGCTCTTGGCTCTTGGCCCTCAtgttcagcctcagcctcttccctGCCCTGTGGTTCCTTGCCAGAAAACCCTGGAACATGTTTGTAGACATGACACTGCACACAGACATGTCTGACATCACCAAATCCTACCTGAGTGAGCGAGGCTCCTGCTTCTGGGTGGCTGAGTCTGAAGAGAAGGTGGTGGGCATGGTGGGAGCTCTGCCTGTTGACGATCCCACCTTGAGGGAGAAGCGGTTGCAGCTGTTTCATCTCTTTGTGGACACTGAGCACCGTCGTCAGGGTATAGCAAAAGCCCTGGTCAGGACTGTCCTCCAGTTTGCCCGGGACCAGGGCTACAGTGAAGTTGTCCTGGATACCAGCACCATACAGCGCTCTGCCATGGCCCTCTATGAGAGCATGGGCTTCCAGAGGACGGGCCAGTTCTTCTTCTGCATTTGGGCCAGGCTAGTGGCTCTTCATTCAGTTAGTTTCATCTATCACCTCCCTACTGCTCAGGCAGGGGGTCTGTGA